AGCTCTTAATGGGTGTGGCCCGGAAAAGCTATGGAGGTGATTGGTGAACTTCATGGTCGGCGAACTGCATGACACTCGAGAATGATGGCTGGCAGGCGACGCCTTACCAGCCCTCCGTTGGGATGCCGTGTTTTTCTAGATAGGAGCCATGTTCGTCTAAGTAGCTCTTCGTTCTTTTCTGGTATTGGGTTGGATCGCCTTCGATTTCGTTAGCCTGCATTCGCGCGACTTCGATTTCGTTGCCAATTTGGTTCATGATCCAAAGGACAATGGTGCCACCTGGAGCCACGCCAATTATTAACGAATTGCGTGGGCCTTTGAATGTTCCCATGCTGGTTTGGTAGGTCGCCTCCACACTCATTTTTTCTTGTAGGTCTTCTGGCAGAATAATAAGTCGTTGATAGAATTTTTGTTCAGCGAATGAAAACCATTGGATTCCAATGAGGTTTGGGAAGGGCGATAGCCGCCCGCCTGATCCAAAAGGGCCCTTAGGGCCCTTCCAGCAACATTCAACATTGCCCATTGGCATCCGCCAATGTCGCTCCCCAGGTTTCTCCAGTTCCAGATGTTCAACCCAGACTTTGTAATGCTCTGGTGCTGCAACGGCGTAATACCAATTTTGATTATTGCCCTCAATCGTAGTTGCGCACCCAGTCAAAGCGATACTGCCTAAGCAA
The window above is part of the Marinobacter nanhaiticus D15-8W genome. Proteins encoded here:
- a CDS encoding DUF2931 family protein; translation: MKKVVILLLCLGSIALTGCATTIEGNNQNWYYAVAAPEHYKVWVEHLELEKPGERHWRMPMGNVECCWKGPKGPFGSGGRLSPFPNLIGIQWFSFAEQKFYQRLIILPEDLQEKMSVEATYQTSMGTFKGPRNSLIIGVAPGGTIVLWIMNQIGNEIEVARMQANEIEGDPTQYQKRTKSYLDEHGSYLEKHGIPTEGW